Proteins co-encoded in one Dryobates pubescens isolate bDryPub1 chromosome 4, bDryPub1.pri, whole genome shotgun sequence genomic window:
- the PALB2 gene encoding partner and localizer of BRCA2, with the protein MAGPPASEGPGQAAGGGSLSGAEKEKLREKLALLRREYSETVSRLRRARRAERARSHGQGTAAEGGRWEERSPAGSRDKVSPRADKHATSQLQTKACSDPDTEKQTSVTSKGVPDCCSDEADVKPQASSEPSQQSLCWGVVRPTPEEKKPQSSSSLLKLRRRPKAVVLEGREAAPRVDCTGTDETLRDPMARTEELQSLVFRQSSLLKAEENADSASRAALKQSEGCSSTPPEAALGITQDVTDDVDLGVPELFLSAPRDVWQPESPSAVPTSDHCEPCSQSRDSVSLDTKEDRGKESFSVINQTDGESVCEDQGELQGLLDLMSENEVLPSDGDSTMTNESTSHQGNQRGAESLNPFPADLSAGTAGELPENRQPEVQPKLSCPDKVAAESTLNSCTVVEGLLFPVEYYVRTTRRMSSCQRKPDLEAVILSQLGRSKKGQRSKGKQKDASSDLPSQERAENNVETPFPFCAAEKEPANPGSPPRSPPVSSGSSASLASAAPSGGSSAKPDRRPSQRRQKGSRRPACSPPVQQLSQELLESLKLPAPGECSSLLSNEGQREKENWQANPEKPSSDERRPSAAGALGAGEAGGTCATQLAGSDPPGASQGLGKCRTLSEQLQNPLQSRDSLKPGNETFPNHIGDLEANAAVCQAGEQPMEHVRNHHVEGACGAEQPLLIPVPPRRSLRSSTRQRANQASKDVSKRGLSSPAGSEGPASLGLPALDSSTCSSPFSFRSPQWLASKLGIRDFHLPDEEFGQLKLEKLESSPLKELEGFVPSVAGDSVASEDRQDAQMNPELNTLTSNLVSPLKHELPRLPPTESPTSRKELSTHGLLFTPMGTVLPGAPTQPETQISSSIFPVLGASPAVLPSVQGELFPTAPSAPPLLVSPSSSRGASVQVVGDGECKDSTILLPLDRCVVGSAGKEEEQGTRFPSEDERGPDDKPGEAVALEKDQLSEGEEQSSCRASPGQRTDEAEQLAAELHHGPAEENLQLVSKLKDSSSSCAVDVSTTWWEAAGCRELCVVTACESCVSLWKPLASDCWGKVHTWQLGEVSVIQIVPLPDTCNLVCVALGELEIGEIRLLLYSAENDSFKQSVVKSGTIKAVLGLKDRRLVSSSRTMQEQQVEIVSLTETGRSTDGQTLMPPEETVLAFAEVEGMREALVGTTAVNSIVVWNLKTGQLLRKMHVGYSYPASICHRAYSDSGLLFVVVSHPHAKESEACGNPAFHLLAFNPTTARSRGVMASSLPRGHRGRYLEGDVKDALAAAVLTSGAIMVWDLLLGQCTALLPPGPAGNWALARWAAAGACLLAGQQDGTVCLYRYRQPWPRVA; encoded by the exons ATGGCGGGACCGCCAGCTTCAGAGGGGCCAGGGCAGGCGGCGGGCGGAGGCTCCCTCAGTGGCGCCGAGAAGGAGAAG ctgagggagaagctagCGCTGCTGCGGAGGGAGTACAGCGAGACCGTCAGCCGGCTGCGG CGGGCACGGCGAGCAGAGCGAGCCAGGAGCCATGGCCAGGGCACGGCGGCGGAAGGAGGCCGGTGGGAGGAGCGGAGCCCCGCAG GTTCTAGAGATAAGGTATCTCCTCGTGCTGACAAGCATGCAACCTCTCAGTTACAGACTAAAGCCTGCTCTGATCCTGACACAGAGAAGCAAACATCTGTGACGTCTAAAGGTGTTCCTGACTGCTGCAGTGATGAGGCTGATGTTAAGCCCCAGGCTagctcagagcccagccagcAAAGCCTCTGCTGGGGAGTTGTGAGGCCTACCCCTgaggagaaaaaaccccaaagctccagcagcttgctgaaGCTGAGGAGACGGCCAAAGGCTGTGGTattggagggaagggaagcagcaccTCGTGTGGATTGCACTGGCACTGATGAAACGCTGAGAGATCCAATGGCCAGGACAGAGGAGCTTCAGTCACTTGTCTTCAGGCAAAGCAGCCTcctgaaggctgaggagaacGCTGACAGTGCTTCCAGAGCAGCCCTTAAGCAGAGCGAAGGATGCAGCTCCACACCTCCTGAGGCGGCGCTGGGCATTACCCAAGATGTGACTGATGATGTTGACCTAGGAGTGCCTGAGCTGTTCCTGTCTGCACCAAGGGATGTCTGGCAGCCTGAGtcccccagtgctgtgcccacatCTGATCACTGTGAGCCGTGTTCGCAGAGCAGGGACTCTGTTTCGCTCGACACCAAGGAGGACAGAGGAAAAGAATCCTTCAGTGTAATAAACCAAACAGATGGTGAGAGTGTGTGTGAGGatcagggagagctgcaggggctctTGGATTTGATGTCAGAAAATGAAGTGCTGCCTTCTGATGGAGATAGCACCATGACCAATGAGAGCACAAGCCACCAAGGAAATCAGAGGGGCGCTGAGAGCTTAAATCCCTTTCCTGCAGATCTTTCTGCGGgcactgctggagagctgccggAGAATCGACAGCCTGAAGTTCAGCCCAAGCTTTCTTGCCCAGACAAGGTGGCAGCTGAAAGCACACTGAACTCCTGCACTGTGGTTGAGGGACTCCTGTTTCCAGTGGAGTACTACGTCAGGACTACGCGCCGCATGTCCAGCTGCCAGAGGAAACCGGACCTGGAGGCTGTGATCCTCAGCCAGCTGGGCAGAAGTAAGAAAGGACAGAGAAGTAAAGGCAAGCAGAAAGATGCGAGTTCAGATCTCCCCTCTCAGGAAAGAGCTGAAAACAATGTGGAGACACCATTCCCTTTTTGTGCAGCAGAAAAGGAGCCAGCAAACCCAGGCAGTCCTCCCAGGTCACCTCCTGTGTCCAGCGGCAGCAGCGCTTCCCTGGCATCAGCTGCTCCgagcggcggcagcagcgccAAGCCAGACCGGAGACCATCGCAGCGGAGgcagaagggcagcagaaggcctgcctgcagcccccctgtgcagcagctgtcacAGGAGCTTCTGGAGAGTTTGAAGCTCCCGGCACCGGGGGAATGCAGCAGTCTGCTGTCAAATGAGGgtcagagggagaaggaaaactgGCAAGCTAACCCTGAGAAACCATCCTCAGACGAGAGAAGGccatctgctgctggagctcttggggctggagaggcaggagggaccTGTGCTACGCAGCTGGCGGGTTCTGATCCTCCTGGGGCAAGCCAAGGGCTTGGCAAATGTAGGACTCTGTCAGAACAGCTCCAAAATCCCCTTCAGAGCAGAGATTCTCTGAAGCCAGGGAATGAAACTTTTCCCAACCACATCGGAGATCTGGAAGCCAATGCAGCTGTGTGTCAGGCTGGTGAACAGCCCATGGAGCATGTTAGGAATCACCATGTGGAAGGAGCctgtggggctgagcagccacTACTGATTCCTGTCCCTCCACGCCGCTCTCTACGTTCCTCCACAAGGCAGAGAGCCAACCAAGCCTCCAAAG ATGTCAGCAAAAGAGGACtaagctctccagcaggttcagAGGGTCCTGCTTCCCTtggcctccctgctctggactcCAGTacctgcagctctcccttctccttccgcAGTCCCCAGTGGCTGGCCTCCAAGCTGGGTATCAGAGACTTCCACTTGCCAGATGAGGAGTTTGGACAACTAAAACTTGAGAAATTAGAATCTTCCCCCTTGAAAGAGTTGGAGGGTTTTGTTCCTAGTGTGGCTGGGGATAGTGTGGCTTCAGAGGACAGGCAAGATGCACAAATGAATCCAGAACTGAACACTCTCACAAGTAATCTGGTTTCACCTCTCAAACATGAATTGCCCAGGTTACCTCCTACAGAAAGCCCAACTTCCAGGAAGGAGCTTTCCACCCATGGACTGCTGTTTACTCCCATGGGGACTGTCTTGCCTGGTGCTCCCACCCAGCCTGAGACTCAGATCTCCTCATCCATTTTCCCTGTCCTGGGGGCATCCCCAGCTGTCCTACCATCAGTGCAGGGTGAGCtcttccccactgccccttctgCACCCCCCTTGCTGGTGAGCCCCAGTTCCTCCAGAGGAGCATCTGTCCAGGTTGTGGGTGATGGGGAGTGCAAAGACTccaccatcctgctgcccttGGACCGCTGTGTTGTGGGAtctgctggaaaagaggaggaacaAGGTACAAGGTTTCCTTCAGAAGATGAAAGAGGTCCTGATGATAAACCTGGTGAGGCTGTGGCCTTGGAGAAAGATCAGCTGTCAGAGGGtgaagagcagagctcctgcagagcgTCTCCTGGGCAG AGAACAGATGAAGCAgaacagctggctgcagagctgcatcatGGCCCAGCAGAGGAGAACCTGCAGCTTGTATCCAAGCTAAAG GATTCTTCCAGTTCCTGTGCCGTGGATGTGAGCACCACGTGGTGggaagcagctggctgcagggagctgtgtgtggtgaCTGCTTGTGAGAGTTGTGTCTCCCTGTGGAAGCCTCTGGCCTCTGACTGCTGGGGAAAGGTCCACACCTGGCAGCTTGGAGAG GTCTCTGTAATCCAGATTGTTCCTCTGCCAGACACCTGTAATCTCGTGTGTGTAgcactgggagagctggagaTTGGAGAAATAAG GCTCTTGCTTTACTCTGCTGAGAATGACTCATTCAAGCAATCAGTAGTTAAATCTGGGACCATAAAAGCTGTTCTTGGGCTGAAGGACAGGAGgctggtcagcagcagcaggaccatgcAAGAGCAGCAAGTGGAAATAGTGTCACTTACAGAGACAGGGAG GAGCACAGATGGACAGACCCTGATGCCCCCTGAAGAAACTGTTCTGGCTTTTGCTGAAGTGGAAGGGATGAGAGAGGCCCTGGTTGGCACCACTGCAGTGAACAGCATCGTTGTTTG GAATCTGAAGACAGGCCAGCTCCTGAGGAAGATGCACGTTGGTTATTCCTACCCGGCTTCCATCTGCCATCGAGCGTATTCCGACTCT GGCCTTCTGTTTGTTGTTGTAAGTCACCCCCATGCCAAAGAGAGCGAGGCCTGTGGAAACCCTGCCTTCCACCTGCTGGCCTTcaaccccaccacagccaggagcaggggggtgatggcctcctccctcccacGGGGCCACAGGGGAAG GTACCTGGAGGGGGACGTGAAGGACGCTTTGGCTGCAGCCGTGCTGACCTCGGGTGCCATCATGGTCTgggacctgctgctggggcagtgcacggccctgctgcccccaggcccAGCAGGCAACTGGGCACTGGCCCGCTGGGCCGCTGCTGgtgcctgcctgctggctgggcagcaggatggtACCGTCTGCCTGTACCGCTACCGGCAGCCCTGGCCACGGGTGGCCTGA
- the DCTN5 gene encoding dynactin subunit 5 isoform X1, producing MELSEMLYNKSEYIETASGNKVSRQSVLCGSQNIVLNGKTIVMNDCIIRGDLANVRVGRHCVVKSRSVIRPPFKKFSKGVAFFPLHIGDHVFIEEDCVVNAAQIGSYVHIGKNCVIGRRCVLKDCCKILDNTVLPPETVVPPFTVFSGCPGLFTGELPECTQELMIDVTKSYYQKFLPLTQVASARA from the exons ATGGAGCTGAGCGAGATGCTTTACAACAAGTCCGAGTACATCGAGACG GCATCCGGCAATAAGGTGAGCCGGCAGTCCGTACTGTGCGGCAGCCAGAACATCGTTCTTAACGGCAAG acCATAGTTATGAATGACTGCATCATCCGTGGTGACCTGGCAAACGTTCGGGTTGGCCGGCACTGCGTGGTGAAGAGCCGCAGCGTCATCAGACCACCCTTCAAGAAGTTCAGTAAAGG ggtggcttttttccctctgcacaTTGGTGATCACGTCTTCATAGAAGAGGATTGTGTTGTCAACGCGGCCCAGATTGGCTCCTACGTCCACATAGGCAAGAACTGTGTCATT GGTCGGAGGTGTGTTCTGAAAGACTGCTGCAAGATCCTAGACAACACAGTGCTACCTCCTGAGACAGTGGTCCCACCTTTCACGGTCTTCTCGGGCTGCCCAG GACTCTTCACTGGTGAACTCCCGGAATGCACCCAGGAGCTTATGATCGATGTTACAAAGAGCTATTACCAGAAGTTCTTGCCTCTCACTCAG GTGGCCTCGGCCAGGGCCTAA
- the DCTN5 gene encoding dynactin subunit 5 isoform X2, which translates to MELSEMLYNKSEYIETASGNKVSRQSVLCGSQNIVLNGKTIVMNDCIIRGDLANVRVGRHCVVKSRSVIRPPFKKFSKGVAFFPLHIGDHVFIEEDCVVNAAQIGSYVHIGKNCVIGRRCVLKDCCKILDNTVLPPETVVPPFTVFSGCPGLFTGELPECTQELMIDVTKSYYQKFLPLTQDTT; encoded by the exons ATGGAGCTGAGCGAGATGCTTTACAACAAGTCCGAGTACATCGAGACG GCATCCGGCAATAAGGTGAGCCGGCAGTCCGTACTGTGCGGCAGCCAGAACATCGTTCTTAACGGCAAG acCATAGTTATGAATGACTGCATCATCCGTGGTGACCTGGCAAACGTTCGGGTTGGCCGGCACTGCGTGGTGAAGAGCCGCAGCGTCATCAGACCACCCTTCAAGAAGTTCAGTAAAGG ggtggcttttttccctctgcacaTTGGTGATCACGTCTTCATAGAAGAGGATTGTGTTGTCAACGCGGCCCAGATTGGCTCCTACGTCCACATAGGCAAGAACTGTGTCATT GGTCGGAGGTGTGTTCTGAAAGACTGCTGCAAGATCCTAGACAACACAGTGCTACCTCCTGAGACAGTGGTCCCACCTTTCACGGTCTTCTCGGGCTGCCCAG GACTCTTCACTGGTGAACTCCCGGAATGCACCCAGGAGCTTATGATCGATGTTACAAAGAGCTATTACCAGAAGTTCTTGCCTCTCACTCAG GACACTACTTAG
- the PLK1 gene encoding serine/threonine-protein kinase PLK1: MSAAVGKAAAVVRPTAVVEPARTGSSAATGGKEVPKVLVDPRTRRSFVRGRFLGKGGFARCYELTEAESQEVFAGKVVPKSLLVKPHQKEKMSMEIAIHRSLAHRHVVGFHGFFEDSNFVYVVLELCRRRSLLELHKRRKVLSEPEVRYYLRQTILGCQYLHSNRVIHRDLKLGNLFLSDDMEVKIGDFGLATKVEYDGERKKTLCGTPNYIAPEVLGKKGHSFEVDIWSIGCIMYTLLVGKPPFETSCLKETYIRIKKNEYTIPQHINPVAANLIQKMLRSDPATRPTIDELLSDEFFTSGYIPTRLPTSCLTMAPRFSLAPSGLDLNGRKPLTALNKGPDSPARENLPEKENAMGLQELGDTVNCHLADMLQQLTALNSAKPSERTIVRQEEAEDPACIPIFWVSKWVDYSDKYGLGYQLCDNSVGVLFNDSTRLIMYNDGDSLQYIEQNSTESYFTVRSYPSALNKKITLLKYFRNYMSEHLLKAGANITPREGDELARLPYLCTWFRTRSAIVLHLSNGTVQINFFQDHTKVILCPLMAAVSYIDEKRDFRTYKLSLMEEHGCCKELATRLRYARTMVEKLLASKSGPIRVKPTA; this comes from the exons ATGAGTGCGGCGGTTGGGAAGGCGGCGGCCGTAGTTCGACCTACGGCCGTAGTGGAGCCGGCCCGCACGGGCAGCTCGGCGGCGACCGGCGGGAAGGAGGTACCGAAGGTTCTGGTGGACCCGCGGACCCGGCGTAGCTTCGTGCGCGGGAGGTTCCTGGGGAAGGGCGGCTTCGCCAGGTGTTACGAGCTAACGGAGGCAGAGAGTCAGGAGGTGTTCGCGGGCAAGGTGGTGCCCAAGTCGTTGCTGGTGAAGCCGCACCAGAAGGAGAAAATGTCCATGGAGATCGCCATCCACCGCAGCCTGGCCCACCGCCACGTTGTCGGTTTCCACGGCTTCTTCGAGGACTCCAACTTTGTCTACGTGGTGCTGGAACTCTGCCGCCgcagg tcgctgctggagctgcacaaGCGGCGGAAGGTGCTGAGCGAACCCGAGGTACGGTACTACCTGCGGCAAACCATCCTGGGTTGCCAGTACCTGCACAGCAACCGCGTCATCCACCGCGACCTCAagctgggcaacctcttcctcAGCGACGACATGGAAGTCAAGATCG GTGACTTTGGCCTGGCCACCAAAGTGGAGTACGATGGCGAGCGCAAGAAGACCTTGTGTGGGACTCCCAACTACATTGCCCCAGAGGTGCTGGGCAAGAAGGGGCACAGCTTCGAGGTGGACATCTGGTCCATTGGCTGCATCAT GTACACTCTGCTGGTGGGGAAACCACCCTTTGAAACCTCCTGTCTGAAGGAGACGTACATCCGCATCAAGAAGAACGAGTACACGATCCCCCAG CACATCAACCCTGTAGCTGCTAACCTCATCCAGAAGATGCTGAGGTCCGACCCCGCCACGCGCCCCACTATTGACGAGCTGCTGAGCGACGAGTTCTTCACGTCGGGCTACATCCCCACCCGCCTGCCCACCAGCTGCCTCACCATGGCTCCCAGGTTCTCCCTTGCTCCCAGCGGGCTGGATCTGAATGGGAGGAAGCCACTGACTGCTCTCAACAAAG GACCAGACAGCCCTGCACGAGAGAACCTGCCTGAGAAGGAGAATGCAATGGGACTGCAAGAGCTGGGAGATACTGTGAACTGTCACTTGGCAGACATGTTGCAGCAGCTGACTGCACTCAACTCAGCCAAGCCCTCTGAGAGAACCATAGTGAGGCAAG aaGAAGCTGAGGACCCAGCCTGCATTCCCATCTTCTGGGTTAGCAAATGGGTGGACTATTCAGATAAATATGGACTAG GTTACCAGCTGTGTGACAACAGTGTGGGCGTTCTCTTCAATGACTCCACTCGTCTCATCATGTACAACGATGGGGACAGCTTGCAGTACATTGAGCAGAACAGCACTGAGTCCTACTTCACTGTCAGATCCTACCCTTCTGCCCTCAACAAGAAG ATCACACTACTCAAGTACTTCCGCAACTACATGAGCGAGCACCTGCTGAAGGCGGGCGCCAACATCACGCCGCGGGAAGGGGACGAGCTGGCACGGCTGCCCTACCTCTGCACCTGGTTCCGCACCCGCAGCGCCATCGTCCTGCACCTCAGCAACGGCACCGTGCAGATCAACTTCTTCCAG GACCACACCAAAGTCATCCTGTGCCCCCTGATGGCTGCTGTCAGCTACATCGACGAGAAGCGAGACTTCCGCACGTACAAGCTGAGCCTGATGGAGGAGCACGGCTGCTGCAAGGAGCTGGCCACGCGCCTGCGCTACGCCCGCACCATGGTGGAGAAGCTCCTGGCTTccaagtctggccccatccgtGTCAAACCCACTGCTTAG